AAAGTCAAGGGGCCCTTGGAATCCAGGATCTTGAGATAAAAAACATTGCTGTTCTGAGTAAATGGTTATACAAACTACTCACTGAGAATGGAGTGTGGCAGGAAATCATTCGTAACAAGTTGTGGGGTCCAAAGCCATTTCTCAAGATCTTTGGAAGCCCAGTGACTCACATTTTTGGAGTGGCGTGATGAAGGTTAAGGAATTCTTTTTCCAATTTGGTAGTTTCTCGGTTAGGGATGGTTCTCAGATTCGATTCTGGGAAGACACCTGGCTGGGGCCACTCCACTTATGGTGCAACACCCTAGCTTGTATAGGATCGTCAAACATAAATTCGTCATGATCAAACAAGTATTGGGACAAGAAAAGCCTGATATTTCTTTTCGTAGGAACCTTTTTGGGCCACGCCTGGTAGCATGGAATGAGTTACTCATTCGTCTGGAGGCCATTCAGCTGTCAGGAGAACCAGACAAGTTTCGATGGAATTTGCATCAGAACGGTAGCTTTTCAGTCAAATCCTTGTATGATGCAATGGCTGACACTGATGTTCTGGTTGATAACAAGAAATTGCGAAAGCTCAAAATTCCTCTAAGAGTGAACATATTCCTCAGTTTTTTATGCAAATGGGTCATATTAACTAGAGATAATCTGGCTCGACGCAATTGACAAGGTAGTaagacatgtgtcttttgccaCCATGACGAGTCCATTAAACACTTATTCTTTGAGTGTAATTTTGCTCGTGCAGTCTGGGTCATAGTTCAAGTAGCTTCAAATCCATACCCCCCACGTAGTGCACGAAACATGTTCGACAATTGGTTGCGGGGTATCAataaacaattttctgcacatcTACTCGTGGGGGCGACAGCCTTATGTTGGCCACTGTGTCTTACcaggaatgatttggtttttaacaataaATGTGTTTCATCTCCTGTGCAGGTTATTCATGCGTGTACGTGATGGCTTCGTATGTGGTCTACCCTGCAGAGGCCGGAGGACAGAGACCTTTTTATGATGACGTCTACACGGCTGGAGCATACGGCCAGGAAGGTTTTCTCCCAACATGGATGGCGGCGTAATATCCGGATAGGATTTGCCCCACCCTAGGCTGGGCTGATTTATTTTTGCTGTAAAACGATATACTTTCTAGGTTTGTTGGACTTGTTGACTGTGTGCATCACGGTATGCAGAGGCCAGGCATTCTTTCAATGCGGTGgtatcacctcgatatatcaaTTGAATGAaatgttttttataaaaaaataatatCAGACCCAGGCACCCTCGAAGGTCTAGCTTGTCGTGAAGCTCGGCATTAGCTTATGACTGAAAGTGGTGAATGCAATTCATGTGGGCAGCGGTGCCATCTAACGTTACAAGTTACATCCTCCAAGAGATCCGGTCTTCGTTGGCGGAGCTTCAGTCTTATCAATTTCGTCCATAAAGGAAGCTCATCAATTCATACGCACATGCTGATTTACTGGCCCATACTTTCGACATAGCCGTCCGGTACGTCTCACCTTCCTCCATTCGCACGAGACTCGTCTCACTCGGTGCTGCCATGTGGAGATGGTCGTAGAAGACGAGACATATTTTCGacaccaatgaacaaagacgagcATGCGCGGCTGCCACCGCGTTCAAGTACGTGCGCACGGCTCGGCTACCCAGCTGCCTCACACTGTCACACATGCTCTTTTAGTGGATCAGGTGGCGGTCTGAACCAGAACAGGAAGGCAACGTGGTTTTCCACGGGGAGAAATGGCTGGTGAGCCACGGTCGTCCCGAATCCTGACTTGGCAATATGGTCATGAGCACTCCGATTCAGAAGCAGCACCGGATCGAGCTACAAGAGGCACGGTGCCGTACGTTCATACTCCAAAAATATCCGTCATGTTTCATCGAACGCATGCCTAACTTTCGGCAGTGGTTTTCCACGAGTATTTTAATCGGATTCTTCACCGACTTCACGACCCAAATCATCTGGCGAAACCTCGATCAAGCCGCCAGCAGGATAGGTAAAGAAAATACTATAGTATACTAGTAGGATGCTAATCGTAGGTTATTATTTTCCTGCATCGTGACTCGAGAGACCAAAACATGGACGTAACGCAATTTGGAACATATTCAGCAGTGAGATCACTGGGTCGATCAGCACTCCATGGAAGGAAccgaggaaggttcctccttgatGGATAGCGCCGGCCCCGTTACCTCATTCGTGCGTGGCACTAGCTCTAGCTACGTACCCCAAAATTTAGGATCTACCTGGCGTGCTTAAGATAGCAGATCCTGAATTACAGGTGCTACACTACATAGAGCGATCTCATAATGCATTTTATATACAGCAGCCTGCCACTTGTTGAGAGTGATCACTTTATATTCTTGTTGCCTGCCTTGCGACATGCAGCGCATGCAGGAGGATATATCTGGACTTACGTGGCCAGATCTCCGGACAACTGCCCTCTTTGACTTACATCGTACACACGCCTTTTGTTTACAGTATCCGACATAGACAGTGGCGTAGCCAGGATTTTTATCTAGGGTGGTCCAACTGACACAATTTTTTGGGCAAAAATACAACATTCTATCTTTTGAATATAGAATTTATCAAAAGCACAAAACAATAAAGGGATGCAATATCTCCAGCCCTCTTCCTTTTGCAACATTTCTATAATATTCCCTCCGTCCAaaaaaaacttgtccctcaaatggatatatctagcactactatgtgctagatacatccatttgagggacaaacttgggacaagctttttcgtaCGGAGGAAGTATCTTTTAATATGTGAAACTCTCAATTGGAGTGAATCTATTATAATTAGTTTCCAGTTCAAGCATTAATATAAGCAAACccagaaagcaaaaaaaaaaaaaactttgaGATTTGCCCTCTCAGTTAAGCTTATTCAAACCATGAAAGCAAAAATTGAGAACATACTTGGAAAGAGATGAGAACTTAAAAAGAATAGATGTTTTGACATCGATCGGTCGGTGCACCTGCTCGGCAGCTCAAGCTgccgtaaacgcacgccgggggcCCCCAGGACCCCGACACCCTGCCTTCGACTGCCGGATGCCACACAACACCGGGAAACCAACCCCTCTACCTGCAGCATGCTGCCGGCCGCCTGCGTTGCCTCGTGCCGTGTTGTCTCTGCTAGCTAGCTCAAGCCGTTCAGGAGGAATCAGGAGCATCGGAGCTCAGAATAAGTTGCATCTCCATACATTTATTCAGGATCGGAAGTTGAGAACGATCAGCAGGCAGATTAGCCATGTGCAAGTACTTGGAAATGGTAATGTGGGCTCCCGTAGCTGGCCTatgttttttttctctctctctctgaacgcAAAAAAATATTCCTCATGGGCTGATGGTGGGCCAAAtcccagggtggtccatggaccaccctggccaccctgtGGCTACGCCACTGGACATAGACAAACTGTGGAACACTAGTCGCCACGACGGCAGAATGGAAGGAAAATTCGTAGCTTCCGCGGCACCTCGCGTGCCTTGTCAGTCTGTCATGGAGTACGACCATGGACTGGCCGTGCCCTCTACTCCTCTATATATACCTGACCAAGGGAAGACACCAACATAGTTTCTGAGTTCTGACTTCTGGCCACTACATCATCCATCACAGCCACCAGTCGATCCTAGGTAACTATCTAGCAGAGCTTGTATCGAGAAAATCGATCTGATGGGGAGGTCGCCGTCCTGCAGCCACGACGCGGGCGTGAAGAAAGGGCCATGGACGGAGGAGGAGGACAAGACTTTGGTGGAGTACATCCAGAAGCGCGGCGGGAACGTCGGTAGCTGGCGCGGCCTGCCCAAGGCCGCCGGCCTCAACCGCTGCGGCAAGAGCTGCCGCCTCCGGTGGACCAACTACCTCCGCCCCGACATCAAGCGCGGCAACTTCACCGACGAAGAGGAGCGCCTCATCATCACCCTACACGCCAGCCTTGGCAACAAGTACGTTCTTCACGTCAAGTGCAACTACTCCACACACATAGCTTAGCCGCCATGCCCATGCATGGATTGTCAATTTCCTCCAGCTGGACCTTTTGCCGTAGTTGTTAGTCTTGAAATGACACTCACATGGATAAATTATTGTTGTACGTTAGGTGGTCGACGATCGCGACGCACCTGGAGGGCCGGACGGATAACGAGATCAAGAACTACTGGAACACGCACATCCGCAAGAAGCTCCTACGCATGGGCGTCGACCCAGTGACACATCAGCAGCTGCCACCCGGCCAGAGTCACCACCACCTCAACGCCACCTCCATCGCCCACCACCCCGGGGCGCTCCTCTGCACTGCGGCGGCCACAAGCCTCGGCAGCTTGGACACCGGCGCCCTTATGCAGGCGCAACTTCTACAACAGCTCCTCCAGGCCATCGGATCCAACAATGGCGCCAGCGGCCTCATCATTAACCTAGCTGCAGCAAACGCAATGCTAAACTCAAGCGGTAGCATGGTTCCGAACCTCTTGCAGGAGCAGGACCAGATGAACTGCCTGCAGCCGGGTTACCTCTGCAACACCTCCAACTTTGCAGAGCAACACGTGGCGCAACAGCAGCTGACCAACGACACGTCTCCGGGAACGAGCTCCTTTGCAGCAGCTAAACAGGCTGACCAGCTCTGCAACACTGCAACTTCATTTGCATCGCATGATGTTGCACCCGTGGGTAACTGGTCGCCCGCGCAGGAGTTCAGTGGCTTGCtggagcccatgatggagctgcccGATCTGTGCTCTCTAGAGAGTGATTCTTTCTGGAAGGACATACTGGAGGACAGCTACCGTTTGTAGATTCCTCCTTCCGGCTGAAACAAATGTGTTGTGTATAATAGTTTTGTACAGCTTTAGATCCATCATAGAGGTGTAGATGGGATGATAAAGCATGCATTGATTTGTTTGTGTGTTCATTGTGCTTCTTCCAATATATTGGTCAGTGAAGTTGAAGGTTGTCCATTGCTGATTTAATATGACTTGTGCTCCTTATGAGTTAAGATGTTGCCAATAAGATGGCAGACAACCGAAACAATTTTGTCGCAATGACTGTGGTGCTTATTAGATAGAATTTGGTTAAGGTTGGAGCTTAGTAATAGATGCTTCAATGAAATGTAATACTGGCTTACACATCCCATGTTAGCTAATAGACGAATGGACCTAAGGTGTCCTAAAAAGCTAGTAGATTTCATTTTCAATGGTTTTTTTAAGGAACCGGTAGGGAAACTATCTTTTCATttttcttgacaaaagatgaattttattggctcaaaatgaaGCATAAAGAAAATACATAACATAATGAGGtatacccggcctctgcatagttaggatgcacacaacaACGCCAACTCACACATGCAAAAACCGGACGACAACTAACAAAGTCATAAAAGACCACAACTTTGCGTAGGCGAGAAAACAAACCAAAACAATCAGATCTGCGGTCGGCAAACTACGGTAATGGCCATATCCGCATAAACCGTATGATGACACCAAATGGACGACGACATCATTCAACAataacgccttcaagaagggagcgacaCTCAAGCGTCGTCGTCACCAGATCCATCCACAAggccagaatctaggttttcaccctgaagaatcaaTCTGAGCATAttcaagcaatgccttcaacaaggtaagaACGTACTACAGGAGGGGAGCAGATCCTGCGGCCGCCAACCACCAGCGGGCTTTGCCTGGAGGCGCTAGTCACttgtagaaaacagggctttggttcgggc
This region of Triticum aestivum cultivar Chinese Spring chromosome 2D, IWGSC CS RefSeq v2.1, whole genome shotgun sequence genomic DNA includes:
- the LOC123049957 gene encoding transcription factor MYB41, encoding MGRSPSCSHDAGVKKGPWTEEEDKTLVEYIQKRGGNVGSWRGLPKAAGLNRCGKSCRLRWTNYLRPDIKRGNFTDEEERLIITLHASLGNKWSTIATHLEGRTDNEIKNYWNTHIRKKLLRMGVDPVTHQQLPPGQSHHHLNATSIAHHPGALLCTAAATSLGSLDTGALMQAQLLQQLLQAIGSNNGASGLIINLAAANAMLNSSGSMVPNLLQEQDQMNCLQPGYLCNTSNFAEQHVAQQQLTNDTSPGTSSFAAAKQADQLCNTATSFASHDVAPVGNWSPAQEFSGLLEPMMELPDLCSLESDSFWKDILEDSYRL